A genome region from Heliangelus exortis chromosome 12, bHelExo1.hap1, whole genome shotgun sequence includes the following:
- the SPCS1 gene encoding signal peptidase complex subunit 1, protein MAQAEHSQPRLEDDGAEGEGRVSGQRISSRLPVLLRRRGRLAEPRYQLRRAASAAQGDAAAGHPPWGSDGEEGDDEEEVEEDCEAPRSAAAMRNIFRSIPTQMDYKGQKLAEQIFQGIILVSAVIGFIYGYITEQFGWTVYIVMAGFALSCLLTLPPWPMYRRNPLKWLPVQESGTEEKKAGDRKPKRHAKS, encoded by the exons ATGGCGCAAGCAGAACACTCCCAGCCGAGGCTGGAGGACGATGGGGCGGAGGGAGAGGGGCGTGTTTCCGGCCAGCGCATCAGCAGCCGTCTTCCGGTCTTGCTTCGGCGCCGCGGGCGTCTGGCGGAGCCGCGGTACCAGCTGAGGCGGGCAGCATCTGCCGCCCAGGGCGACGCGGCCGCCGGGCACCCACCGTGGGGCTCCGACGGGGAGGAGGGAGACGACGAGGAGGAAGTGGAGGAGGACTGCGAGGCGCCGCGCTCCGCCGCCGCCATGCGGAACATCTTCCGCTCCATCCCCACGCAGATG GACTATAAGGGCCAAAAACTAGCAGAACAGATCTTTCAAGGAATCATTCTTGTCTCTGCA gtaATTGGTTTCATCTATGGGTACATCACTGAACAGTTTGGATGGACTGTCTACATAGTTATGGCTGGATTTGCTTTATCGTGTTTG CTAACACTCCCTCCATGGCCCATGTACCGCCGCAATCCTCTGAAGTGGTTACCTGTCCAAGAGtcaggaacagaagaaaagaaggcaggAGACAGAAAGCCAAAGAGACATGCTAAAAGCTAA
- the GLT8D1 gene encoding glycosyltransferase 8 domain-containing protein 1, with amino-acid sequence MTLRKVNISILIVAVVIFLLVLHHNFLGLSDFLKRELSDSSPLGLQPIDFIPAVPQRLTDARNDKEISVVIAASDERLGGAIAAMNSIYHHTRSNVVFYIVTLNDTMDHLRLWLSSTALKNLRYRILDFDPRVLEGKVQVDPQKADTLKPLTFARFYLPSLVPHAEKAIYVDDDVIVQDDILELYNTPLKPGHAAAFSDDCDSTSNKVAVRGAGNQYNYIGFLDYKKETIRKLAMKANTCSFNPGVFVANLTEWKLQNITKQLEKWMTLNVVEELYSRTLAGSITTPPLLIVFYKQHSSIDPMWNVRHLGSSAGKRYSPQFVKAAKLLHWNGHFKPWGRTASYTEVWEKWYVPDPTGKFSLIRRHSEAYEAK; translated from the exons atgacattaaGGAaag tgaaCATTTCCATCCTTATAGTGGCTGTTGTCATATTTTTGCTAGTTCTTCATCACAACTTCCTAGGCCTCAGTGACTTCTTGAAACGGGAGTTGTCAG ATTCCAGCCCATTAGGTCTTCAGCCTATAGATTTCATACCTGCTGTTCCCCAGAGGCTGACAGATGCAAGGAATGACAAGGAGATTTCTGTGGTCATTGCTGCGTCAGATGAGAGGCTTGGGGGTGCAATTGCAGCCATGAACAGTATTTACCATCACACAAGATCCAACGTGGTTTTCTACATTGTTACTTTGAATGATACCATGGATCACTTGAG GCTGTGGCTAAGTAGCACTGCTCTGAAAAATTTGAGATACCGAATTTTGGATTTTGACCCTCGTGTCTTAGAAGGGAAAGTACAAGTGGATCCTCAAAAGGCAGACACCTTAAAACCA TTAACCTTTGCAAGATTCTACTTGCCCAGTTTGGTGCCTCATGCAGAGAAGGCCATCTATGTGGATGATGATGTAATAGTGCAAG atgatATTCTTGAACTTTACAACACCCCACTGAAACCTGGACatgcagctgcattttcagatgATTGTGACTCAACCAGTAATAAAGTTGCTGTCCGGGGAGCAGGCAATCAG tatAATTACATTGGGTTTCTAGattacaaaaaagaaaccatccGAAAGCTTGCCATGAAGGCCAACACCTGCTCGTTCAATCCAGGAGTTTTTGTTGCCAATTTGACAGAATGGAAATTACAGAACATCACAAAACAATTGGAGAAGTGGATGACACTTAATGTAGT AGAGGAACTTTACAGCAGGACTCTGGCTGGCAGCATCACAACACCTCCACTGCTGATTGTATTTTACAAGCAACATTCCAGCATTGATCCCATGTGGAATGTTCGGCACCTCG GGTCTAGTGCTGGAAAAAGATACTCTCCTCAGTTTGTGAAAGCTGCCAAGCTGCTCCATTGGAATGGACATTTCAAACCATGGGGAAGAACAGCTTCATACACTGAAGTATGGGAGAAGTGGTATGTCCCTGACCCCACGGGCAAGTTCAGCCTCATCCGCAGGCATTCAGAAGCCTATGAAGCAAAGTAG